Proteins encoded by one window of Deltaproteobacteria bacterium:
- a CDS encoding 2-oxoglutarate oxidoreductase — protein MELGCSLLGSAFDDDERSFDIDDYEGCVPRWCPGCGDFAVLTAVQRLLSAEQLPPERTVFVSGIGCSSRFPHYLSTYGFHGLHGRALPLATGVKLRRPDLHVFVVMGDGDCCSIGAGHWIHATRYNVRMVALLLDNQVYGLTKNQTSPTSPHGVPSNTQPRGSYLNPLNPLTATLGVTNASFVAQTADWVPAHVYATVSAAFRHPGFAFVRVLQRCPQFTPNLFSDFVRDPNRVELLVHDNGIVVPELDRLYRRRVQHDPADLDGARRLAEQGDTVRIGLLYQNQDLPRYNETRQQASCTADERVRKLNAELDRYAV, from the coding sequence ATGGAATTAGGATGTTCACTGCTCGGTAGCGCGTTTGATGACGACGAGCGCAGCTTCGACATCGATGACTACGAGGGCTGCGTGCCTCGCTGGTGCCCGGGCTGCGGCGATTTCGCCGTTCTCACCGCCGTCCAGCGCTTGCTCAGTGCCGAGCAGCTACCGCCCGAGCGCACCGTGTTCGTCTCCGGCATCGGGTGTTCGAGCCGGTTTCCGCACTACCTCAGTACTTACGGCTTTCACGGCCTCCATGGGCGCGCGCTGCCGCTTGCCACCGGGGTGAAGCTGCGCCGCCCTGATCTGCACGTGTTCGTGGTCATGGGTGACGGCGACTGCTGCTCGATTGGCGCCGGCCACTGGATCCACGCCACGCGTTACAATGTGCGCATGGTGGCCTTGCTGCTCGATAACCAGGTTTACGGCTTAACCAAAAACCAGACCTCGCCCACCAGCCCGCACGGCGTACCCAGCAACACGCAGCCCCGCGGCAGTTACCTCAACCCCTTGAATCCGCTGACGGCGACCCTGGGTGTCACCAACGCTTCGTTCGTAGCGCAGACTGCCGATTGGGTGCCGGCCCATGTTTACGCCACCGTCAGCGCGGCCTTCCGCCATCCGGGATTTGCCTTCGTGCGCGTCCTGCAACGCTGCCCGCAGTTCACTCCTAATCTGTTCAGCGATTTCGTGCGCGACCCCAATCGCGTGGAGCTGTTGGTCCACGACAACGGCATCGTCGTGCCCGAATTGGATCGGCTCTACCGGCGCCGGGTGCAGCACGATCCGGCGGACTTGGATGGCGCCCGCCGCCTAGCCGAGCAGGGCGACACGGTTCGGATCGGCCTGCTGTACCAAAACCAAGACTTGCCTCGCTACAACGAGACCCGGCAGCAAGCCAGCTGCACGGCCGACGAACGAGTTCGGAAACTTAACGCGGAGTTAGACCGGTATGCTGTCTGA
- a CDS encoding 2-oxoacid:acceptor oxidoreductase subunit alpha, which yields MTTTAAATAAPEAPTAVVSNLLELPGHTVEIVSDSGEGAQRCGQIFGTVSAKMGNGVWTVEIIPAEIQPPPRQPQSASGNRIRIGAGTVTNWGDAADLIVAFNEQALLQRVRLNALADDAIILLENMWATHDDPDIRKEWDEAMREISGRGFRLVPVPMEEQCLTVIDNPRKGKNMFALGMLACIYGRDLDLIRDQIAQQFRKKAESVLKTNLDLFQLGHQWAEENLDFRIKVAAPKAERAMVVMNGNQAIALGAIAAGMDLCAMYPITPATSASHYLGDVFEKFGGVVHQAEDEIAAAGVAIGASYAGKVAFTITSGPGLALKTEFIGLAVMTETPLVLVDVQRGGPSTGLPTKVEQSDLLAAIFGQPGDAPHVVLAPATIEECFHSMITARRIAEAFRCVVMVLSDANLATGVQPFPRPQLDTRWPAAAPDLSPVPEGTRPYEWDAQGLSRRFIPGQPGGMFIATGLSHDEASKVAYNPEEHQRGCMMRSRKLAALSQMLHPPKLHGDETGDLLVVGWGSTKGAIEEAVDRARAEGAAVSALHLRFLSPLEPGLKNIFSRFNAVMTVEINYSDELGQPHISEENRRRGQLAWLLRAATLVDVDCWTRVPGEPLRPAMIRQAILDKLRAR from the coding sequence ATGACCACTACTGCTGCTGCAACCGCCGCGCCCGAGGCGCCAACCGCGGTCGTTAGTAACCTCCTCGAGCTGCCTGGTCACACGGTCGAGATCGTCTCCGACTCCGGCGAAGGCGCACAGCGCTGCGGCCAGATTTTCGGGACGGTCTCCGCCAAAATGGGCAATGGGGTCTGGACGGTGGAGATCATCCCCGCCGAAATCCAGCCGCCCCCGCGCCAGCCCCAGAGCGCCAGCGGCAACCGCATCCGCATCGGCGCCGGGACGGTGACCAATTGGGGCGACGCCGCCGATCTGATCGTCGCCTTCAACGAGCAGGCCCTGCTGCAACGTGTTCGCCTCAACGCCTTGGCCGATGATGCGATCATCCTGCTGGAAAACATGTGGGCAACGCACGACGACCCGGACATCCGCAAGGAGTGGGACGAGGCGATGCGGGAAATCAGCGGCCGCGGCTTTCGCCTCGTTCCGGTGCCGATGGAAGAGCAGTGCCTGACGGTGATCGACAACCCGCGCAAGGGCAAGAACATGTTCGCCCTCGGCATGCTGGCGTGCATCTACGGGCGCGACCTCGATCTGATCCGCGATCAGATCGCTCAGCAGTTCCGCAAGAAGGCCGAGTCGGTGCTCAAAACCAACCTCGATCTGTTCCAGCTCGGACATCAATGGGCCGAAGAGAATCTCGACTTCCGCATCAAAGTGGCCGCCCCCAAGGCGGAGCGCGCCATGGTGGTGATGAACGGGAACCAGGCGATCGCGCTGGGCGCAATCGCCGCGGGCATGGACCTGTGTGCCATGTACCCGATCACGCCGGCGACCTCGGCCTCGCATTACCTCGGGGACGTGTTCGAGAAATTCGGCGGCGTGGTCCATCAAGCCGAGGACGAGATCGCCGCTGCCGGCGTCGCCATCGGCGCCTCCTATGCCGGTAAGGTCGCCTTCACGATCACCTCCGGCCCCGGCTTGGCATTGAAGACCGAGTTCATCGGGCTGGCGGTGATGACCGAGACGCCCTTGGTCCTGGTCGACGTGCAGCGTGGCGGTCCGAGCACGGGACTGCCGACCAAGGTCGAGCAATCCGACCTGCTGGCGGCGATCTTCGGGCAGCCGGGCGACGCCCCGCACGTGGTACTGGCACCGGCGACGATCGAGGAGTGCTTTCATTCCATGATCACCGCGCGCCGGATCGCCGAGGCCTTTCGCTGCGTGGTGATGGTGCTGTCGGACGCCAACCTGGCCACCGGGGTGCAGCCGTTCCCGCGGCCCCAACTCGATACCCGTTGGCCCGCGGCTGCGCCCGACCTCAGCCCGGTGCCGGAGGGAACGCGCCCCTACGAGTGGGACGCGCAAGGCTTGTCGCGCCGTTTCATTCCGGGACAACCCGGCGGCATGTTCATCGCCACCGGCCTTTCCCACGACGAGGCCAGCAAGGTGGCCTACAACCCCGAGGAGCACCAGCGCGGCTGCATGATGCGCAGCCGCAAGCTGGCCGCGCTCAGCCAGATGCTGCACCCGCCCAAGCTGCACGGCGATGAGACCGGCGATCTGCTGGTGGTCGGCTGGGGCAGCACCAAGGGGGCGATTGAAGAGGCGGTCGATCGCGCCCGCGCCGAGGGCGCCGCGGTCTCGGCCCTCCACCTGCGCTTCCTCTCGCCGCTGGAGCCGGGCTTGAAGAACATCTTCAGCCGCTTCAATGCCGTCATGACCGTCGAGATCAACTACAGCGACGAACTCGGCCAGCCGCACATCAGCGAAGAGAACCGCCGCCGCGGCCAGTTGGCCTGGCTGCTGCGCGCCGCGACCTTGGTGGACGTGGACTGCTGGACGCGTGTGCCGGGCGAGCCCTTGCGCCCGGCGATGATCCGGCAGGCCATTCTCGACAAACTACGTGCACGCTAG
- a CDS encoding SDR family oxidoreductase: MSNRLQGKVAIVVGAGATPGDSLGNGRAVALLFARHGAAVLLVDRDAESAAATKGMIDVEGGGSSVFVADVTRAELCQQMAAECIKSYGRIDILHNNVGIGVLGGPVEVSEADWDLVLDVNLKSVFLTCKHVLPQMERQSSGAIINISSIGAVRYSDTYPLAAYSASKGGVNALTRAIAMQYAAKGIRANAIMPGLIRTPMAVDEPAKRYGLDKEQLARMREQAVPMKRMGEAWDVAYAALFLASDEAKYITGAVLPVDGGLSCKG; encoded by the coding sequence ATGAGCAATCGCCTGCAAGGCAAAGTCGCCATCGTCGTCGGGGCCGGGGCAACCCCCGGGGATTCGCTCGGCAATGGCCGGGCGGTGGCCCTGCTCTTTGCGCGCCACGGAGCGGCGGTACTGCTGGTCGATCGGGATGCCGAGTCCGCCGCCGCGACCAAGGGCATGATCGACGTTGAAGGCGGCGGGTCGTCTGTCTTCGTTGCCGATGTAACTCGTGCCGAACTCTGCCAGCAGATGGCGGCCGAATGCATCAAGAGTTACGGCAGAATCGACATTCTCCACAACAACGTCGGCATCGGCGTCTTGGGCGGGCCAGTGGAGGTCAGCGAAGCCGATTGGGACCTGGTGCTCGACGTGAACCTCAAGTCGGTATTCCTGACCTGCAAGCACGTTCTCCCGCAGATGGAGCGCCAGAGCAGCGGCGCCATCATCAACATCTCCTCGATTGGGGCGGTACGCTACTCCGACACCTACCCGTTGGCGGCGTACAGCGCCTCGAAGGGCGGCGTGAACGCGCTCACACGCGCCATCGCCATGCAGTACGCAGCCAAGGGCATTCGTGCCAATGCCATCATGCCCGGGCTGATCCGGACACCGATGGCGGTGGACGAGCCGGCCAAGCGCTATGGCCTCGACAAGGAGCAGCTCGCCCGCATGCGCGAGCAGGCCGTCCCGATGAAGCGCATGGGCGAAGCTTGGGACGTGGCTTACGCAGCGCTCTTCCTGGCCTCGGACGAGGCCAAGTACATCACCGGCGCCGTCCTGCCCGTTGATGGCGGCCTGTCTTGCAAGGGCTGA